The Geotalea uraniireducens Rf4 genome window below encodes:
- a CDS encoding P-II family nitrogen regulator — protein sequence MKKVEAIIKPFKLDEVKEALNEIGIQGITIAEVKGFGRQKGHTELYRGAEYVVDFIPKIKMEIIVGDDVVGKVVETIEQAAKTGRIGDGKIFVTPVEEVVRIRTGERGEDAL from the coding sequence TTGAAGAAAGTTGAAGCAATTATCAAACCTTTCAAGCTGGATGAAGTCAAAGAAGCACTCAATGAAATAGGTATCCAGGGGATAACTATTGCTGAGGTGAAAGGATTCGGCCGGCAGAAAGGTCATACGGAACTTTACCGTGGTGCAGAATACGTGGTTGACTTTATCCCCAAGATCAAGATGGAAATCATCGTCGGTGATGACGTTGTCGGCAAGGTGGTAGAAACCATAGAGCAGGCAGCCAAGACCGGCCGCATCGGCGATGGAAAGATTTTCGTTACACCGGTGGAAGAGGTTGTTCGAATCAGGACTGGCGAACGGGGCGAAGACGCCCTTTAA
- the hrpB gene encoding ATP-dependent helicase HrpB yields MNRLPIDEILPEFLTAVKTHSAIVVQAPPGAGKTTRVPLALLADSSFNNQKILMLEPRRLAATNAARWMASLLGEEVGKTVGYSIRFERKVSAATRIEVVTEGILSRRLQTDPGLAGVGVVIFDEFHERSLHSDLALALCRDAQQGLREDLKIVVMSATLDAAPIAALLGNAPLITSAGRTFPVNLRYLPREAEGRLPETVAAAVHRALNETEGDILVFLPGAGEIRRCQRLLENSGDGQSPLICPLFGDLPFDAQEKAILPASRRKVVLATNIAETSLTIEGVRVVIDSGFCRQLRFDPASGLNRLVTVRVSAASATQRAGRAGRLGPGICHRLWTEHIQTTLIPYAAPEICTSDLAGFALDLALWGVGDAASLAWLDPPPVAALAEGRALLKRLGALDRQGLITESGRRMAGLPVHPRLAHLLVEGGRRGYGTQACDMAALLTERDIFRYTFSSGHRPVSDSDMLDRVEALGEWRKKGGGGAMPDGVDSTACRAVDRVSRQLRSILGIKDSFLPCSVETAGLLLAWAYPDRIARQREPGSARYLLVNGRGGKLSERSALGDNPFVVAVAMEGGERGDGVIHLASALNIDMIRKECAGDIAWQRLVVWDGRQGRVVAREEERLGAIVLDSRQITPSADETTAALLQGISEGQGLASLNWTQEAVQFRSRVCFIARCFPDEGWPDLTIEHLGRSLEAWLGPYLAGIKTLTQLSNLDILSPLKNMLSWEQQRMLGGEAPTHIVVPSGSRISLDYAQDGPPVLAVKLQEMFGLADTPTLARGTVPVVLHLLSPARRPIQVTRDLRSFWNSVYPEVKKELKGRYPKHPWPDDPWNAAPTRHTKKR; encoded by the coding sequence ATGAACCGCCTTCCGATCGATGAAATTCTTCCCGAATTTCTGACAGCCGTAAAAACCCACTCCGCAATTGTCGTCCAGGCTCCTCCCGGCGCCGGCAAGACCACCCGGGTGCCGCTGGCCCTGCTGGCAGATTCCTCCTTCAATAATCAAAAAATCCTGATGCTCGAACCGCGCCGCCTGGCTGCCACCAATGCGGCCCGCTGGATGGCTTCCCTTTTGGGGGAAGAGGTGGGAAAGACGGTCGGCTATAGCATTCGCTTTGAGAGGAAGGTTTCTGCCGCAACGCGCATCGAAGTTGTCACGGAAGGGATTCTCAGCCGACGGCTCCAGACAGACCCTGGCCTGGCCGGTGTCGGGGTGGTGATATTCGATGAATTCCACGAACGGAGCCTGCACAGCGACCTTGCGTTAGCTCTCTGCCGGGACGCGCAGCAGGGTCTGCGTGAGGACCTGAAGATCGTCGTCATGTCGGCGACCCTTGATGCCGCCCCCATTGCGGCCCTCCTGGGCAACGCCCCGCTGATAACCAGTGCGGGGCGCACTTTCCCCGTCAACCTGCGTTATCTCCCCCGCGAGGCGGAAGGGCGGCTCCCTGAAACGGTAGCCGCTGCCGTTCATCGGGCACTTAATGAAACGGAGGGCGACATTCTCGTTTTCCTCCCCGGTGCAGGGGAAATCCGCCGTTGCCAGCGGCTCCTCGAAAACTCTGGCGATGGACAATCGCCACTTATCTGTCCACTCTTTGGCGACCTTCCCTTCGATGCCCAGGAGAAGGCGATTCTACCAGCTTCCCGCCGTAAAGTGGTGCTGGCCACCAATATTGCCGAAACGAGTTTGACCATCGAGGGAGTGCGTGTGGTGATCGACAGCGGATTCTGCCGCCAGCTCCGCTTTGATCCCGCCAGCGGACTGAACCGTCTCGTCACAGTGCGGGTGTCTGCCGCCTCCGCTACCCAGCGGGCCGGCCGGGCGGGAAGGCTGGGGCCGGGAATATGTCACCGTCTCTGGACAGAGCATATTCAGACAACTCTCATCCCCTATGCTGCGCCGGAAATTTGCACATCAGACCTTGCCGGGTTCGCCCTTGATCTGGCTCTTTGGGGGGTAGGCGATGCTGCAAGCCTGGCCTGGCTTGATCCGCCGCCAGTTGCGGCACTCGCCGAGGGGCGCGCCTTGCTGAAAAGGCTTGGCGCCCTTGATCGGCAGGGACTGATTACCGAATCGGGGCGGCGAATGGCCGGGTTGCCGGTCCATCCACGTCTTGCCCATCTCCTTGTCGAGGGGGGGAGGAGGGGGTATGGGACACAGGCCTGCGATATGGCCGCCCTGCTGACGGAACGGGACATCTTTAGATACACCTTTTCCTCTGGTCATAGGCCGGTAAGCGACAGTGACATGCTGGACAGGGTAGAGGCGCTTGGCGAATGGCGCAAAAAAGGGGGGGGCGGTGCGATGCCGGATGGTGTCGATTCAACTGCCTGCCGTGCCGTTGACCGGGTATCCCGCCAGCTTCGCTCCATCCTGGGGATCAAGGATTCTTTCCTGCCATGCTCCGTAGAGACGGCCGGCCTTCTCCTTGCCTGGGCCTATCCCGACCGGATAGCCCGGCAACGCGAACCCGGATCGGCTCGCTATCTTTTGGTCAATGGCCGTGGCGGCAAGCTGTCCGAACGGAGCGCCTTGGGCGATAACCCCTTCGTCGTGGCGGTCGCCATGGAGGGTGGTGAAAGGGGCGATGGGGTGATCCATCTGGCCAGTGCCTTGAACATCGATATGATACGGAAAGAATGCGCCGGAGATATCGCCTGGCAGCGGCTGGTTGTCTGGGACGGCAGGCAGGGACGGGTTGTCGCCCGTGAGGAGGAACGCCTCGGTGCCATTGTTTTAGACAGCCGGCAGATCACCCCGTCAGCAGATGAGACGACTGCCGCACTTTTGCAGGGCATCAGCGAGGGACAGGGGTTGGCATCCCTCAACTGGACGCAGGAGGCGGTGCAGTTTCGGTCCAGGGTTTGCTTCATCGCCCGCTGTTTCCCGGATGAAGGGTGGCCGGACCTCACGATCGAGCATCTTGGCAGAAGTCTTGAGGCGTGGCTCGGTCCGTATCTGGCGGGGATTAAAACTCTGACACAGTTGTCGAACCTCGACATCCTCTCACCTCTGAAGAATATGTTGAGTTGGGAGCAACAGCGCATGCTGGGTGGGGAGGCGCCGACCCATATTGTCGTTCCCAGCGGATCAAGGATTTCCCTCGATTATGCGCAGGACGGTCCGCCGGTGCTTGCGGTCAAGTTGCAGGAAATGTTCGGTTTGGCCGACACCCCGACGCTGGCGAGGGGTACGGTTCCCGTTGTTCTTCACCTGCTGTCGCCAGCTCGTCGGCCGATCCAGGTAACCCGTGACCTGAGAAGCTTCTGGAATTCAGTCTATCCGGAAGTAAAAAAGGAACTGAAGGGGCGCTATCCGAAACATCCCTGGCCGGATGATCCATGGAATGCCGCGCCGACGCGGCATACGAAGAAACGGTAG
- a CDS encoding phosphatase PAP2 family protein: MRCLLPVMFLLFLIVSPALAEDNLFNSTAVIKGEIVRLGEEAVDVARTPLDTDNHGLVGTLAVAGAVGLTYVFDDDIRTKLQGVKSRNLDKAADAGNVLGNPFLHLGIAAAVYGGGVVADSPQYRSIGEMMGEAVLLADATTFLLKEGIGRGRPFTGAGKGDFKPFQFKGDYDSMPSMHTSSSFAMASVLAATSESMTLKLSYYSAAAFVGFSRMYQDKHWASDVVLGAAIGELCGRVVTNYHASRRNVTLAPLVSGDAAGLVLVGKF; encoded by the coding sequence GTGCGTTGTCTCTTGCCGGTCATGTTTCTGCTGTTCCTGATTGTTTCTCCTGCTTTGGCCGAAGATAATCTCTTTAACAGCACTGCTGTCATAAAGGGGGAGATCGTCCGTCTGGGGGAAGAGGCGGTTGATGTTGCCAGGACGCCGCTGGATACGGATAATCATGGCCTTGTCGGGACCCTGGCCGTAGCCGGGGCCGTGGGATTGACCTATGTTTTTGACGACGACATAAGGACAAAGCTTCAGGGGGTGAAAAGCCGCAACCTGGACAAGGCCGCCGATGCCGGGAATGTGCTGGGTAATCCGTTCCTTCATCTGGGTATTGCTGCCGCCGTCTATGGCGGAGGGGTTGTCGCCGATTCGCCCCAATACCGGTCCATCGGTGAGATGATGGGGGAAGCTGTTCTTCTCGCCGACGCGACGACGTTTCTGCTTAAAGAGGGGATCGGCAGGGGGCGGCCATTTACAGGCGCGGGTAAAGGGGATTTCAAGCCGTTCCAGTTTAAAGGGGACTATGATTCCATGCCTTCCATGCATACGTCCAGCTCTTTTGCCATGGCGTCCGTGCTGGCGGCAACTTCGGAGAGCATGACCCTCAAATTGTCCTATTATTCTGCCGCTGCCTTTGTCGGTTTCTCGCGCATGTATCAGGATAAGCACTGGGCCAGCGACGTTGTTCTCGGCGCCGCAATCGGTGAACTCTGCGGCAGGGTTGTCACAAACTACCACGCTTCGAGACGCAATGTCACTCTGGCTCCGCTGGTTTCCGGCGACGCGGCTGGTCTTGTGCTAGTCGGCAAGTTCTGA
- a CDS encoding M23 family metallopeptidase, with product MHLLLFILLLFLTHSEADADFYKYRTEDGVEVFTNTPTTSNAVKIIREDSPRQVASPARKKPATNKTAHSGQNQANNRLDQEDALLRLPVSGTISSQYGWRHDPIDGNLRHHNGVDIAVPTGTPVKSIAPGRVSFSGTRGGYGNLVIIEHDNGMVSLYGHNSLVLVTAGETVDAHKTIALSGSTGRSTGPHLHFELWKNGDNLTQAYVQSRSGNFTGADVASSRVQHDEIRRFVEKNGTLVFTNLPQ from the coding sequence ATGCATCTTCTTCTTTTCATACTTCTGCTGTTTCTTACCCACTCTGAAGCCGATGCGGATTTCTACAAATACCGGACAGAAGACGGTGTGGAAGTCTTCACAAATACGCCGACCACCAGTAATGCCGTAAAAATAATCAGGGAAGATAGCCCGCGGCAGGTTGCATCACCTGCCAGAAAAAAACCTGCGACAAATAAAACCGCCCACAGCGGCCAAAATCAGGCAAACAACAGACTAGACCAGGAAGACGCGCTGCTGCGCCTCCCCGTTTCCGGGACTATCTCCTCCCAATATGGCTGGCGGCACGACCCGATCGACGGAAATCTGAGACACCATAACGGTGTCGACATAGCCGTGCCGACCGGAACACCCGTTAAATCCATCGCACCGGGAAGAGTGTCATTCAGCGGCACGCGTGGGGGGTACGGCAATCTCGTCATCATTGAGCATGATAACGGCATGGTTTCCCTTTACGGCCACAATTCGCTCGTTCTGGTAACCGCCGGGGAAACCGTGGATGCGCACAAAACCATTGCCTTATCAGGCTCGACAGGCCGATCAACCGGTCCCCATCTTCATTTTGAACTATGGAAAAACGGGGACAACCTGACACAGGCGTATGTGCAGAGCCGCAGCGGAAACTTTACCGGCGCTGACGTTGCCTCCAGCCGGGTTCAACACGATGAGATCAGGAGATTTGTCGAGAAAAACGGCACCCTCGTATTCACCAATCTCCCCCAGTAA
- a CDS encoding HAD family hydrolase codes for MLSAVVFDFDGIIVDTEPLHYKAFQEVLVPLGFGYSWDEYLRHYIGFDDRDAFREAFRAGNKMIGAEELKSLIEKKAAAFNRIIASGVKPYPGVVELIRSVQGDLPLGLCSGALSGDIYPILKQLGITDAFDTMVTADEVAASKPDPESYLLAVERLAAVFPDMGIIAGNCLAIEDTPAGIASATSAGLKVLAVANSYPEERLTGAFRVVDSLVGIDCQGLSRLF; via the coding sequence ATGCTTTCCGCTGTCGTCTTTGATTTTGACGGGATCATTGTCGATACTGAACCGCTGCACTATAAGGCGTTTCAGGAGGTGCTCGTGCCTCTTGGGTTCGGTTATTCCTGGGATGAATATCTCCGCCATTACATCGGCTTCGATGACCGCGATGCTTTCCGCGAGGCGTTCCGGGCCGGGAATAAAATGATTGGCGCTGAGGAGTTGAAGTCGTTGATTGAAAAGAAAGCCGCTGCCTTCAACAGGATCATTGCTTCCGGCGTAAAGCCGTACCCGGGGGTGGTCGAGCTGATTCGCTCCGTTCAGGGGGATTTGCCCCTTGGCCTGTGCAGCGGTGCCCTCTCTGGCGACATTTATCCTATCCTGAAACAACTCGGGATTACCGACGCCTTCGACACCATGGTTACTGCTGATGAGGTGGCGGCAAGCAAGCCTGATCCGGAGAGCTATCTCCTTGCTGTGGAAAGGTTGGCGGCAGTTTTTCCCGACATGGGGATAATTGCCGGGAATTGTCTTGCCATCGAAGACACCCCTGCCGGCATTGCCTCGGCAACCAGCGCCGGCCTGAAGGTCCTCGCTGTTGCCAACAGCTACCCGGAGGAGAGGCTTACGGGTGCATTTCGGGTGGTTGATTCCCTGGTCGGCATCGATTGTCAGGGGCTGAGCCGCCTGTTTTGA
- the glnA gene encoding type I glutamate--ammonia ligase — translation MTPKQVVEFAKENGVLMVDFKFMDFVGIWQHFTVPMSEFGEDTFEEGQGFDGSSIRGWQPIHASDMIIIPDPTTAKLDPFTAIPTLSLICNIFDPITKEDYSRDPRNIARKAEAYLKSTAIADTAYFGPEAEFFIFDDVRYDSTANQSFYAVDSVEGAWNTGREEFPNLGYKPRHKEGYFPVSPTDSQNDLRNEMVMELQKVGIRVECQHHEVATGGQAEIDMRFNSLVAMADDLQWFKYVIKNVANRNGKTATFMPKPLYGDNGSGMHCHQSLWKDGTNLFAGDGYGGLSKMALYYIGGIIKHARALCAFTNPTTNSYKRLVPGFEAPVNMAYSSRNRSASLRIPMFSSNPKAKRIEYRTPDPSCNGYLAFAAMLMAGLDGIENKIDPGQPLDKDIYGLSPEELAHIPSAPGSLEEALSALKEDHEFLLKGDVFTPDVIEKWIEYKTEAEVNPVRMRPVPLEFALYFDI, via the coding sequence ATGACACCAAAACAAGTAGTAGAATTTGCCAAAGAAAACGGCGTACTGATGGTTGATTTCAAATTTATGGACTTTGTCGGTATCTGGCAGCATTTTACCGTGCCCATGAGTGAGTTCGGCGAAGATACCTTTGAAGAAGGTCAGGGCTTCGACGGCTCCTCCATCCGCGGTTGGCAGCCTATCCACGCATCCGACATGATCATTATACCTGATCCGACCACCGCCAAACTGGATCCATTCACTGCTATCCCTACCCTGAGCCTGATCTGCAACATTTTCGATCCGATCACCAAGGAAGACTACAGCCGCGACCCGCGTAACATCGCACGCAAGGCAGAGGCGTACCTGAAGTCCACAGCTATTGCCGATACCGCTTACTTCGGACCGGAAGCCGAATTCTTTATCTTTGACGATGTTCGCTACGATTCGACTGCCAACCAGTCTTTCTACGCCGTCGACTCCGTAGAAGGCGCCTGGAATACCGGTCGCGAAGAATTCCCCAACCTGGGTTACAAGCCGCGTCACAAGGAAGGCTACTTCCCCGTTTCTCCGACCGACTCACAGAACGACCTGAGAAACGAGATGGTCATGGAACTGCAGAAGGTCGGTATCCGTGTCGAGTGTCAGCACCATGAAGTTGCCACAGGCGGCCAGGCCGAGATCGACATGCGTTTCAACTCGCTCGTCGCCATGGCTGACGACCTGCAGTGGTTCAAATACGTCATCAAAAACGTGGCCAACAGAAACGGCAAGACCGCTACCTTCATGCCGAAGCCGCTTTACGGCGACAACGGTTCCGGTATGCATTGCCACCAGTCGCTCTGGAAAGACGGTACCAACCTCTTTGCCGGCGACGGCTACGGTGGGCTTTCCAAAATGGCCCTCTACTACATCGGCGGCATCATCAAGCATGCCCGTGCCCTGTGCGCATTCACCAACCCGACCACCAACTCCTACAAGCGTCTGGTGCCAGGTTTCGAAGCTCCGGTGAACATGGCTTATTCCAGCCGTAACCGTTCTGCGTCGCTCCGTATCCCCATGTTCTCCTCCAATCCGAAGGCGAAGCGTATCGAATACCGTACTCCGGACCCTTCCTGCAACGGATATCTGGCATTTGCCGCAATGCTGATGGCAGGTCTTGACGGCATCGAAAACAAGATCGATCCGGGCCAGCCGCTGGATAAGGATATTTACGGCCTGTCTCCTGAAGAGCTTGCCCACATTCCTTCAGCTCCGGGGAGTCTTGAAGAGGCACTCAGTGCCCTTAAGGAAGACCACGAATTCCTCCTCAAGGGAGACGTCTTTACACCTGACGTTATCGAGAAATGGATCGAGTACAAGACTGAAGCAGAGGTTAATCCGGTTCGCATGCGTCCGGTTCCCCTCGAATTCGCCCTTTACTTCGACATTTAA
- a CDS encoding putative 2-dehydropantoate 2-reductase, whose product MRIAVVGAGALGLYYGAMLQKGGNDVHFLLRRDYEAMTAKGLAVYSVNGDFHLPHVNGYRTSEEIGTVDLVVVGLKTFANHLYRQLIAPLVGETTIIITLQNGLGNEEALAGIFGAERVMGGVAFLCSNRGETGVVHHLGAGRILLGELCYCGMERVERIAGLFCAAGVECRGVTDLKKARWEKLIWNIPFNGICALLLKPVDVLLRHDGIRAQVRAIMAELIETANAQGLTVPMQQSFADSMIRFTETLGAYKPSMQIDREEGRQLELEAIFDKPLAAARENGLAMPRVEELHALLDLVSSEKS is encoded by the coding sequence ATGCGTATTGCAGTAGTTGGTGCAGGAGCATTGGGCCTCTATTATGGGGCTATGCTGCAAAAGGGGGGCAATGATGTCCATTTTTTGCTCCGTCGCGATTATGAGGCGATGACTGCAAAAGGGCTCGCCGTCTATTCCGTAAATGGTGATTTCCATCTGCCCCATGTGAATGGATACAGAACATCTGAGGAGATCGGGACGGTAGATCTCGTGGTGGTTGGACTCAAGACCTTTGCCAATCACCTTTACCGGCAGCTTATTGCGCCGCTTGTCGGCGAAACGACGATTATTATTACCCTTCAGAACGGACTCGGCAATGAAGAGGCTCTTGCCGGGATTTTCGGCGCCGAGCGAGTGATGGGGGGCGTGGCGTTCCTCTGCTCCAACCGTGGTGAGACTGGAGTCGTACACCATCTCGGCGCCGGGCGAATTCTGCTCGGTGAACTTTGTTATTGCGGTATGGAACGGGTAGAGCGTATAGCAGGGCTTTTTTGTGCAGCCGGTGTCGAGTGCCGGGGTGTTACTGACCTGAAGAAGGCGCGCTGGGAAAAGCTTATCTGGAACATCCCCTTTAACGGAATCTGTGCTCTTTTATTGAAGCCTGTGGATGTGCTCTTGCGTCATGACGGAATCCGGGCTCAGGTCCGCGCTATCATGGCGGAGTTGATCGAGACAGCAAATGCCCAGGGGCTCACCGTGCCTATGCAGCAATCATTTGCCGATAGCATGATACGTTTTACGGAAACACTCGGCGCCTATAAGCCTTCCATGCAGATTGACCGTGAAGAAGGGCGGCAGTTGGAGCTTGAAGCCATATTCGACAAGCCTTTGGCAGCGGCACGTGAAAATGGGCTCGCCATGCCGCGGGTCGAAGAATTGCACGCTCTGCTAGACCTGGTTTCTTCGGAAAAGAGTTGA
- a CDS encoding GumC family protein, producing MDERVNEVQLEEQEINLLDLLRVVIKRKGMIVKLSVSVAVISIIYCLFLPNIYTATARLLPPQKDVGGGGVSALLGQMGGLAGLAGGALGGSADLYMGILKSRSVADAVIKRLDLQKGFKTNTLDDTRNALAGVVKYQAGKDGIITITAESRDPRMAASLANVMVEELGIRSVQLNLTKAGTERAFLEKRLAVVKQDLARAEDDLKAFQEKNKIFKVDSQAAASIEGIARLRAEIVAKEVQLASLKSYQTDESPEVKLLQVSIGKLRNQLGAFSGNGAGDVIPSVGNVPNLGLEYARKLRELKTQEAIFEQLKKQYEVAKISEAKDSSSIQVLDEAVVPMKKSKPKRSLIVILATVTAFFVSIFTAFVLEYFDKMSDEDRGRWQEIKGSLEFRRRT from the coding sequence ATGGATGAACGTGTAAACGAAGTGCAGCTGGAAGAGCAGGAGATAAACCTCCTCGACCTCCTCCGGGTGGTCATCAAGCGCAAGGGAATGATAGTCAAGCTTTCTGTTTCAGTTGCCGTTATTTCCATAATATACTGCCTTTTTCTGCCGAACATCTATACGGCAACGGCGCGTCTGCTTCCGCCGCAGAAGGACGTGGGCGGCGGTGGGGTTTCGGCGCTTCTCGGCCAGATGGGCGGTCTTGCCGGGCTGGCGGGTGGGGCCCTGGGAGGGAGCGCCGACCTCTATATGGGCATTCTGAAGAGCCGCTCGGTTGCCGATGCTGTGATCAAGCGCCTCGATCTGCAGAAAGGGTTCAAGACAAATACCCTTGACGACACGAGAAATGCGTTGGCAGGGGTGGTGAAGTACCAGGCGGGAAAGGACGGGATCATTACCATTACCGCCGAGAGCAGGGACCCCAGGATGGCCGCCAGCCTGGCGAATGTCATGGTCGAGGAGCTGGGCATCCGAAGCGTGCAGTTGAACCTGACCAAGGCCGGTACTGAACGGGCTTTCCTGGAAAAGCGTCTTGCTGTGGTCAAGCAGGATCTGGCGCGGGCTGAAGACGATTTAAAGGCGTTCCAGGAAAAAAACAAGATATTCAAGGTCGATTCGCAGGCGGCGGCCAGTATCGAGGGTATCGCCAGGCTGAGGGCGGAGATCGTCGCCAAGGAGGTCCAGCTCGCCTCCCTGAAAAGCTACCAGACCGATGAAAGCCCGGAAGTCAAGCTGCTCCAGGTATCGATAGGCAAACTGCGCAACCAGTTGGGAGCTTTCTCCGGTAACGGCGCCGGCGACGTGATCCCTTCGGTCGGCAATGTCCCCAATCTGGGCCTCGAATACGCACGCAAGCTGCGGGAGTTGAAAACCCAGGAAGCGATTTTCGAGCAGTTGAAAAAGCAGTACGAGGTGGCGAAGATTTCCGAGGCCAAGGATTCGTCGTCCATCCAGGTGCTGGATGAAGCTGTAGTCCCCATGAAGAAGAGCAAGCCGAAAAGGTCGCTGATCGTCATCCTTGCCACGGTTACCGCCTTTTTTGTCTCGATCTTTACCGCCTTCGTCCTCGAATATTTCGATAAAATGTCTGATGAGGATCGGGGGCGCTGGCAGGAGATCAAGGGCTCACTGGAATTTCGTCGCCGGACGTAA